The following proteins come from a genomic window of Aquimarina sp. MAR_2010_214:
- a CDS encoding rhomboid family intramembrane serine protease — translation MQEKETHFKFNTGVVGYPLLFVLLIWIVFWFEVRFDISFNHFGVYPRTITGLRGIIFSPFIHSDITHLWHNTLPLLILSAALFFFYQKNAWKVLCIGIFLTGFLTWLLGRPANHIGASGVIYMLFGFLFFKGIVAKHFRLIALSFVVVFIYGSMVMYVLPIDPKISWEGHLSGIISGAALAFFIKKGVVQPKKYIWESEHYKPEEDEFLKHFDENGNFIENLPQEDLDEEISVIYEYKSNTDKSEGE, via the coding sequence ATGCAAGAAAAAGAAACTCATTTTAAATTTAATACAGGAGTAGTAGGGTATCCACTATTGTTTGTGCTCCTTATTTGGATAGTTTTTTGGTTTGAGGTTCGTTTTGATATTAGTTTTAATCATTTTGGAGTGTATCCTAGAACAATTACTGGTCTAAGAGGTATTATATTTTCCCCTTTTATTCATTCTGATATCACACATTTGTGGCATAATACATTACCACTATTGATTTTATCAGCTGCGTTATTCTTTTTCTACCAAAAGAATGCATGGAAAGTATTATGTATAGGGATTTTTCTTACCGGTTTCTTAACCTGGTTATTAGGGCGACCTGCAAATCATATTGGAGCAAGTGGGGTAATCTATATGCTTTTTGGGTTTTTGTTTTTTAAAGGTATTGTGGCAAAGCACTTCCGGTTAATAGCATTATCTTTTGTTGTGGTCTTTATTTATGGGAGTATGGTAATGTATGTGTTGCCTATAGATCCTAAAATTTCATGGGAAGGTCACTTGTCTGGTATTATATCTGGGGCTGCGCTAGCATTTTTTATTAAAAAAGGAGTAGTACAACCAAAAAAATATATTTGGGAATCCGAACATTATAAACCTGAAGAAGATGAGTTTTTAAAGCATTTTGATGAGAATGGTAATTTTATCGAAAACCTGCCTCAGGAAGATTTAGATGAAGAGATTAGTGTTATATACGAATATAAATCTAATACAGATAAATCTGAAGGAGAATAG
- the rlmB gene encoding 23S rRNA (guanosine(2251)-2'-O)-methyltransferase RlmB, whose protein sequence is MKNDSLVFGIRAIIEAITSGKTIDKLFIQKGLQGDLAKELMNLVRKHNITINYVPVEKLNRLTRSNHQGAVAYTSPIDFHDLEDLVINVIESGETPLFLILDQLSDVRNFGALIRTAECTGVHGIIIQKKGGAPVNADTVKTSAGAVFKIPICKVDHIKDAMFYLQGSGVQIVAATEKADTTIYDTNLTIPTAIIMGSEGKGISQSVLKLVDQQAKLPMYGDIASLNVSVACGVFLYEVIRQRL, encoded by the coding sequence ATGAAAAATGATTCCCTGGTTTTTGGCATTAGAGCCATTATAGAAGCTATAACATCTGGTAAGACTATTGATAAGCTTTTTATTCAAAAAGGATTGCAAGGTGACCTAGCCAAAGAATTAATGAATCTCGTAAGGAAACATAATATCACCATTAACTATGTTCCTGTAGAAAAACTAAACAGATTAACCCGTAGTAATCATCAAGGCGCTGTCGCCTACACCTCTCCTATTGATTTTCATGACCTCGAAGACCTTGTCATAAATGTTATAGAATCCGGAGAGACTCCTTTATTTTTGATTCTCGATCAACTTTCTGACGTTCGTAATTTTGGAGCTTTAATTAGAACCGCAGAATGCACTGGAGTACACGGAATTATAATTCAGAAAAAGGGAGGAGCACCCGTTAATGCAGATACCGTAAAAACTTCGGCTGGTGCAGTATTCAAAATTCCAATATGCAAGGTAGATCATATAAAAGATGCTATGTTTTATTTACAAGGTTCTGGTGTACAGATAGTAGCTGCTACAGAAAAAGCTGACACTACTATTTATGATACAAATCTAACCATTCCTACTGCAATTATCATGGGAAGTGAAGGCAAAGGTATTTCCCAATCTGTACTAAAACTAGTGGACCAACAAGCTAAACTACCTATGTATGGAGATATTGCTTCATTAAATGTATCTGTAGCCTGTGGTGTGTTTTTATATGAAGTTATAAGACAAAGGTTATAA
- a CDS encoding YjjG family noncanonical pyrimidine nucleotidase, protein MNNTIKHIFFDLDHTLWDFDRNSSLAFKMIFEKFNINTKIEDFLAIYQPINMKYWKLYREEKVSKKQLRRSRLTEAFMHLDIAFSLEIIDTMSDDYINFLPLHNYLIDGTQDLLEYLNPKYDLHIITNGFREVQNRKLSNSGISHYFKTITNSEEAGVKKPNPSIFEQAIQKSGARIDCSIMIGDNYEADIMGAEAVGFQTICFNYHKEKLPPHHIQVSDLKQIKNYL, encoded by the coding sequence ATGAATAATACAATAAAGCATATTTTTTTTGACCTGGACCACACTCTTTGGGATTTTGATAGAAATTCATCTCTAGCTTTTAAGATGATTTTTGAAAAATTTAATATCAATACTAAAATAGAAGATTTTCTAGCTATATATCAACCAATTAATATGAAGTATTGGAAGTTATACAGAGAAGAAAAAGTAAGTAAAAAGCAACTTCGTAGAAGTAGATTAACAGAGGCTTTTATGCATCTTGATATAGCATTTTCTTTAGAAATTATAGATACAATGTCTGATGATTATATTAATTTTTTGCCACTGCATAACTATTTGATTGATGGAACCCAGGATTTATTAGAATATCTCAATCCAAAATATGATTTGCATATCATTACCAATGGTTTTAGAGAAGTGCAGAACAGGAAACTATCAAATTCTGGAATATCACATTATTTTAAAACTATAACGAATAGTGAAGAAGCGGGAGTTAAAAAACCAAACCCTTCTATTTTTGAACAAGCAATACAGAAATCTGGCGCGAGAATTGATTGTAGTATAATGATTGGAGATAATTATGAAGCTGATATAATGGGAGCAGAAGCGGTAGGATTTCAAACTATATGTTTTAATTATCATAAAGAAAAATTACCACCGCATCATATTCAAGTTTCTGACTTAAAACAGATTAAAAATTATCTTTAA
- a CDS encoding TonB-dependent receptor — translation MRTKFSGILTLLLAFVVQFTFAQEKMISGTVTDDKGLPLPGVNVVVKNTASGTQTDFDGNYTLQTNRGAVLSFSYVGFETKEVIVGDNTSISVQLTTSSAELEEVIVTAYGLGRKSTVTAAISTVAAQDIEDFVPTTSIDNILQGQAAGVSVTAANGRPGNTAFVQIRGVGSINASTTPLYVIDGVPIPINENEQFNPLNNLNPNDIESLSILKDAASASKYGSRGANGVVLITTKKGKAGEAKISFNSSYGFGKRTSDPFDLMNAEQKLEIERQFAALRNTDGSIGVPAAQSLPGATSTPEQLRALIALDTDWEEELLRTSVIQNNSLSISGGSEDLTYFLSLGYNVDTGIIDRIDGFERISARLNTTYQAKKWLSIGANVSAARSTTDLPRDRNNVQNPFRGMYDYNPYAPLYARDANGAIVTDADGRPVFNRGGGIFFPIAEALTTEPEDNRNLLFLGSVYADIAFSDKFSNRFAVGLTNNRFNRTNRSLPGGVLQGFIGVAGFEGTQTENINIDFEYNVSNLFTYTDTFNDSHNLNASILLEYNESIRNEKFVSSRGFPSPNIPFLDVAAEATAAGGNEARRILFSQAFFGDYNYEEKYIASVSVRRDGSSRFGPDNKFGTFYSGSLAWNIAQESFLQSSAFNNLKLRASYGTSGNQNIPDFEFINAADFSTYNRNTALRPLRVGNPEIQWESQAILDIGLEFGLLNNRINGVVDYFKKNSRDLLLNRPISQTVGDEDNGLFSNVGEIENSGVEISLNADIIKTQDLLISLGGNITFIDNKVKKLVDGQDIITGVFGNIILREGEETFSHYLVEYAGVNPNNGAPQYVDLNGNITETFSAGDLKIQKDKSPLPNMQGGFFASLKYKGFGLRGDFVFSAGNYILNRQRASGEFIGNIDSNLRTSAFNYWKQPGDTNVLPSPLFQNDADQFATTRFLEKGDYVRLRTLTVDYTVPRKFIDVLPIDKLRLYVTGQNILTFTDYEGDPEIGLGSAENGEPGDAGFVAGSFSQFSYPQIKSYLFGVEIGF, via the coding sequence ATGAGAACAAAGTTTAGTGGAATTTTAACGCTACTACTAGCGTTTGTTGTGCAATTCACTTTTGCACAAGAAAAAATGATTTCAGGAACTGTAACCGATGATAAAGGGTTACCTCTTCCTGGAGTTAATGTTGTTGTAAAAAATACAGCAAGTGGTACTCAAACTGATTTTGATGGAAACTATACACTTCAAACAAATCGAGGTGCTGTACTTTCTTTTAGTTATGTCGGATTCGAGACAAAAGAGGTAATAGTTGGGGATAACACCTCAATTAGTGTTCAATTAACAACTTCATCAGCAGAACTTGAAGAAGTTATAGTAACTGCCTATGGTCTTGGAAGAAAGTCCACAGTAACTGCAGCTATATCAACAGTTGCAGCACAAGATATTGAAGATTTTGTCCCTACAACGAGTATTGACAACATTCTTCAAGGTCAAGCAGCTGGTGTTTCAGTAACAGCAGCAAATGGTAGACCAGGTAACACAGCATTTGTACAAATTCGTGGAGTTGGTTCCATTAATGCTAGTACAACTCCTTTGTATGTTATTGATGGTGTACCAATACCTATTAATGAAAATGAGCAATTCAACCCTTTAAACAATCTTAACCCTAATGACATTGAGTCATTATCTATATTAAAAGATGCAGCTTCTGCATCCAAATATGGTTCTAGGGGTGCAAATGGTGTTGTTTTAATAACAACTAAAAAAGGTAAAGCTGGTGAAGCTAAAATTAGTTTCAACTCTTCTTACGGTTTTGGAAAGCGTACTTCTGATCCTTTTGATCTAATGAATGCAGAACAAAAATTAGAGATTGAACGTCAATTTGCTGCTTTAAGAAACACTGATGGATCTATTGGTGTGCCTGCAGCACAAAGTCTTCCTGGAGCTACATCTACTCCCGAACAATTACGAGCACTGATTGCATTGGACACTGATTGGGAAGAAGAACTTCTAAGAACGTCTGTAATACAGAATAATTCATTATCTATATCAGGAGGATCTGAAGATTTGACATATTTCCTATCACTTGGATACAATGTAGATACTGGAATTATTGATCGTATTGATGGTTTTGAAAGGATATCAGCGAGATTAAACACTACTTACCAAGCAAAGAAGTGGTTAAGTATTGGAGCAAATGTATCTGCTGCACGTAGTACAACAGATCTACCAAGAGATAGAAACAATGTTCAGAATCCATTTAGAGGAATGTACGACTACAATCCTTATGCTCCGTTATATGCAAGAGATGCAAATGGTGCTATCGTAACTGATGCAGATGGAAGACCTGTTTTCAACCGTGGTGGAGGGATATTTTTCCCAATTGCAGAAGCTTTAACCACAGAACCAGAAGATAACCGAAATCTTTTATTCTTAGGTAGTGTATATGCAGATATTGCGTTTTCAGATAAATTCTCAAATCGTTTTGCTGTAGGTTTAACTAACAATAGATTTAATAGAACCAATCGATCACTTCCAGGTGGGGTATTACAAGGATTTATCGGGGTTGCAGGATTTGAAGGAACACAAACTGAAAACATCAATATTGATTTTGAATATAATGTAAGTAACCTGTTCACATATACTGATACCTTTAATGATTCACATAACCTTAATGCTAGTATATTATTAGAGTATAATGAAAGTATAAGAAACGAAAAATTTGTCTCTTCAAGAGGATTTCCTTCTCCTAACATTCCATTTTTAGATGTTGCCGCTGAAGCAACAGCTGCTGGTGGAAATGAAGCCAGAAGAATTTTATTCTCTCAAGCATTTTTTGGTGATTATAACTATGAAGAAAAATATATTGCTTCAGTTTCTGTAAGACGTGATGGATCATCACGATTTGGGCCAGATAATAAGTTTGGTACTTTTTACAGTGGTAGTTTAGCATGGAATATAGCACAAGAATCTTTCTTACAGTCTTCTGCTTTCAATAACCTTAAATTAAGAGCTTCTTATGGTACCTCTGGAAATCAGAATATACCTGATTTCGAATTTATCAATGCAGCAGATTTCTCTACTTATAACAGAAACACTGCACTTCGTCCTTTAAGAGTGGGTAATCCTGAAATCCAATGGGAATCACAAGCTATTCTTGATATTGGTTTAGAATTTGGATTATTAAACAACAGAATAAACGGTGTTGTTGATTACTTTAAGAAAAATTCTCGTGATTTATTATTAAACAGACCTATTTCTCAAACCGTAGGAGATGAAGATAATGGTTTATTTTCTAACGTAGGAGAAATTGAAAATTCAGGTGTTGAAATAAGCCTTAATGCTGATATTATCAAAACCCAAGATCTTCTTATTTCTCTTGGAGGTAATATAACTTTCATCGATAATAAAGTGAAAAAATTAGTAGATGGGCAAGATATCATTACAGGTGTTTTCGGAAATATTATTCTAAGAGAGGGAGAAGAAACGTTTTCTCATTATTTAGTTGAGTATGCTGGTGTGAACCCTAATAATGGTGCTCCTCAATATGTTGATTTAAATGGTAATATCACAGAAACCTTTAGTGCTGGTGATTTAAAAATACAAAAAGACAAAAGCCCGCTACCGAATATGCAAGGAGGCTTTTTCGCATCCTTAAAATACAAAGGTTTTGGATTAAGAGGAGATTTTGTATTTTCAGCAGGAAACTACATATTAAATAGACAAAGAGCAAGTGGAGAATTTATTGGAAATATAGATTCAAACCTTCGTACTAGCGCGTTCAATTATTGGAAACAACCTGGTGATACAAACGTACTACCAAGTCCTCTTTTCCAAAATGATGCCGATCAATTTGCAACTACAAGATTCTTAGAAAAAGGAGACTACGTTAGACTAAGAACTTTAACTGTAGACTATACTGTTCCTAGAAAGTTTATAGATGTATTACCAATAGACAAACTGAGACTTTATGTTACCGGGCAAAATATCTTAACCTTTACAGATTATGAAGGTGACCCTGAAATTGGTCTTGGATCAGCTGAAAATGGTGAACCAGGAGATGCTGGTTTCGTTGCCGGATCATTCTCACAGTTTAGTTATCCACAGATTAAATCTTACCTTTTTGGTGTAGAGATTGGTTTTTAA
- a CDS encoding DUF5723 family protein — translation MRIVVFLLMSLLGCMGYSQNKETLYDFTDLPQSLMLNPGADINFDYHVGVPFLSQLHVNVGLRGASIYDVFADDGRDINDKIEITLNKLSSNDYLTLTQQLELISFGWKSKRNKNIYFSGGIYQELDVIGYFPKDFAVLAYQGNRDFLNQPFRFSTINGSAELLTAYHFGYTKKVNKKSTFGVRAKLYSSMFHVRSAKNKGIFTTIETSEGNNIYQHVISNADVTLRTSGYASLEGAEEREVTKKLIGRALLGGNLGLGVDIGFTHKINQQLTITGSANDLGMILYAKDVETYQARGNYVFEGFETPIQFSGEDSQNFLDELEEAVSFDTLRKAYITMRPLKLNSSVKYSFNRYDDGTCDCYLKGEKPPYMDAVGIQLFTQFRPKRPQYAASLFYYKRFFNFLRTKLTYTIDDYSYYNIGFLTSIHINKINFYISANNLLEYTNLAKARGISVQLGFNVIM, via the coding sequence ATGAGGATTGTTGTGTTTTTGCTTATGAGTTTGTTGGGGTGTATGGGATATTCTCAAAATAAGGAGACTTTATATGATTTTACCGATCTTCCTCAATCTTTAATGCTTAATCCTGGAGCTGATATTAATTTTGATTACCATGTAGGAGTGCCTTTTTTATCACAGCTTCATGTAAATGTGGGATTAAGAGGAGCATCTATTTATGATGTGTTTGCAGATGATGGAAGGGATATTAATGATAAAATAGAAATTACGCTTAATAAACTAAGCAGTAATGACTATTTAACTTTAACACAACAGTTAGAACTTATTAGCTTTGGTTGGAAAAGTAAGAGAAACAAAAATATTTATTTCTCAGGAGGAATTTATCAAGAATTAGATGTTATTGGATATTTTCCAAAAGATTTTGCAGTTCTTGCTTATCAGGGAAATCGAGATTTCCTTAATCAACCGTTTCGGTTTTCGACTATAAATGGATCTGCAGAGTTGTTAACAGCATACCATTTTGGGTATACAAAAAAGGTGAATAAAAAATCAACTTTTGGAGTCCGAGCCAAATTATATTCTAGTATGTTTCATGTTCGTAGTGCTAAAAATAAAGGGATTTTTACTACAATAGAAACGTCAGAAGGAAATAATATTTACCAGCATGTGATTAGTAATGCAGATGTTACTTTAAGAACATCAGGTTATGCATCTCTTGAAGGAGCTGAGGAAAGAGAAGTTACAAAAAAATTAATAGGAAGAGCACTTTTAGGAGGTAATCTGGGGCTTGGTGTAGATATAGGGTTTACTCATAAAATAAATCAACAACTTACTATTACAGGAAGTGCAAATGATTTGGGGATGATATTGTATGCTAAAGATGTAGAAACTTATCAGGCACGAGGTAATTATGTTTTTGAAGGGTTTGAAACACCGATTCAGTTTTCTGGCGAGGATTCTCAAAATTTTTTAGATGAACTTGAAGAAGCTGTCTCGTTTGATACATTGAGGAAAGCATATATAACCATGCGCCCTTTAAAATTGAATAGCTCGGTTAAGTATTCTTTTAATCGATATGATGATGGTACATGTGATTGTTATCTTAAAGGAGAAAAACCTCCATATATGGATGCGGTTGGGATACAGTTATTTACTCAATTTAGACCCAAAAGACCTCAATATGCGGCTTCATTGTTTTATTATAAGCGGTTTTTTAATTTTTTGAGGACAAAACTTACCTATACCATTGATGATTATTCATATTATAATATAGGATTTCTTACATCTATTCATATTAACAAAATTAATTTTTATATTTCAGCTAATAATTTGCTAGAATATACTAACCTTGCAAAAGCAAGAGGTATTTCGGTACAACTAGGTTTTAATGTTATAATGTGA
- a CDS encoding replication-associated recombination protein A, which yields MNTNKPLAERIRPKSLEQYLSQEHLIGSDGSLTQQIKKGLIPSLILWGPPGVGKTTLANIIATESGRPFYTLSAINSGVKEVREVIDKAKQSGGLFTAKNPILFIDEIHRFSKSQQDSLLGAVEKGWVTLIGATTENPSFEVIPALLSRCQVYTLNPFGKKELEALLHRAMQEDEHLKSKKIVLDETASLLKLSGGDARKLLNIFELIVSSQDQEPIIITNDLVSKLVQQNTVRYDKTGEQHYDIISAFIKSIRGSDPNAAVYWLARMIEGGEDLKFIARRLIILASEDIGNANPTALIMANNSFQAVNTIGYPEARIILSQCTVYLASSPKSNASYMAINKAQQLVKQTGDLSIPLHLRNAPTKLMKELGYGEDYKYAHNHKDNFVKQEFLPSEVTNTKLYDPGDNQREQSFRAFLKSRWGDKYEY from the coding sequence ATGAATACAAATAAACCACTTGCAGAACGAATACGCCCAAAATCTCTGGAACAGTACCTTAGTCAAGAACATCTTATTGGTAGTGATGGTTCTCTAACTCAACAGATCAAAAAAGGGCTTATCCCCTCTTTAATACTTTGGGGACCTCCTGGTGTCGGAAAAACAACATTAGCTAATATTATTGCTACCGAATCAGGAAGGCCTTTCTATACTCTAAGTGCAATAAACAGTGGTGTTAAAGAAGTAAGGGAAGTTATAGACAAAGCCAAACAAAGTGGAGGGCTGTTTACCGCCAAAAACCCTATCCTATTCATTGATGAGATTCATCGTTTTAGCAAATCCCAACAAGACTCTTTATTAGGTGCTGTAGAGAAAGGATGGGTTACACTTATTGGAGCGACTACTGAAAATCCAAGTTTTGAAGTAATACCTGCACTTTTATCTCGCTGTCAGGTGTACACCCTTAACCCTTTTGGAAAAAAAGAATTAGAAGCATTGCTACATAGAGCCATGCAAGAAGATGAACACCTGAAATCTAAAAAAATAGTACTCGATGAAACAGCATCTTTATTAAAATTGAGTGGTGGAGACGCTCGTAAACTGTTAAATATTTTTGAACTAATTGTTTCTAGTCAGGACCAGGAACCTATCATAATCACGAATGATTTGGTTTCAAAATTAGTGCAACAAAACACTGTACGATATGATAAAACAGGAGAACAGCATTACGACATCATCTCGGCTTTCATTAAATCTATTCGAGGCAGTGATCCTAATGCTGCAGTATACTGGCTTGCACGAATGATTGAGGGTGGTGAAGATCTTAAATTTATTGCTAGAAGATTGATCATACTAGCTTCTGAAGATATTGGAAATGCTAATCCAACTGCTTTGATTATGGCAAATAATTCATTTCAGGCAGTCAATACTATTGGGTATCCAGAAGCTAGGATTATATTAAGTCAATGTACAGTTTACCTTGCTTCTTCGCCAAAAAGCAATGCATCATACATGGCTATAAATAAAGCTCAGCAATTAGTAAAGCAAACAGGTGATTTATCTATTCCACTACATCTAAGAAATGCACCTACCAAATTAATGAAAGAATTAGGCTATGGAGAAGATTACAAATATGCTCATAATCATAAAGATAATTTTGTAAAACAAGAATTTCTTCCTAGCGAGGTTACCAACACAAAATTATATGATCCAGGTGATAACCAACGTGAGCAGTCATTTAGAGCATTTCTTAAATCAAGATGGGGTGATAAGTATGAGTATTAG
- a CDS encoding RagB/SusD family nutrient uptake outer membrane protein, with product MKNNISKLIVLFLTFGFFACDDELNDLQPFTEVNPETFLTDLSSFQNGIDGIYLQMRNYYASPGSGYQGIPDILSDNTIQVQSGRKSNDVYHDYRYVATTAGAIQLYWSEAYEAINVANIVIGQIDNLSASAEKNNILGQALAARAWAHFDLVRMYGQVPTQNTGANASLGVVYLKVEDGDTGDPLATPSRETVAENYSEIIEDLERASTLIGTSNGEGRLDKNGVYGLLSRIYLYNGEYQKAIDAANEVTTPLATVAQLPGVYTDSNNAGIVIELGINTATETTNNNVGVLYSQANSSNDILEYAIDFGFFNSVSNDDARKDVMQYVASNTGVSFNGIKKFLGEEGQINGRADIKVLRAAEVVLNKAEAQFELNQESAALTSLNQLRAVRYSPFVAGTETGTALEDAIQFERRVELSFEGHRFFDIKRRGESISRSNNGEVIDGTGTAPEALTIPAGNFRFQFPIPQAEINANTGFSGQQNSGY from the coding sequence ATGAAAAATAATATTTCAAAATTAATTGTTTTATTCCTTACGTTCGGCTTTTTTGCCTGTGACGACGAATTAAACGATCTACAACCCTTTACTGAGGTTAATCCTGAAACATTTTTAACGGATCTTAGCTCTTTCCAAAATGGTATTGATGGAATTTACCTTCAAATGCGGAACTATTATGCTAGTCCAGGATCTGGTTATCAAGGAATTCCTGACATACTATCTGATAATACAATACAAGTACAGAGTGGTAGAAAATCTAATGACGTCTATCATGATTATAGATATGTTGCAACAACGGCAGGTGCTATTCAATTATATTGGAGTGAAGCCTATGAAGCCATTAATGTCGCTAACATAGTTATTGGTCAAATTGACAATTTATCAGCTAGTGCTGAGAAAAATAATATTTTAGGTCAGGCGTTAGCAGCTAGAGCATGGGCTCATTTTGATTTAGTAAGAATGTATGGTCAAGTGCCTACACAAAATACTGGTGCAAATGCTTCTCTAGGTGTTGTATACTTAAAAGTTGAAGATGGTGATACCGGTGATCCACTTGCCACTCCTTCAAGAGAAACTGTAGCTGAAAACTACTCTGAAATTATTGAAGATCTAGAAAGAGCAAGTACTCTTATTGGTACTAGTAATGGTGAAGGACGATTAGATAAAAATGGCGTTTATGGTCTTTTATCAAGAATCTACTTATATAACGGTGAATATCAAAAAGCAATCGATGCTGCTAATGAAGTCACTACTCCGCTTGCAACAGTTGCACAACTCCCTGGAGTTTATACTGATTCTAATAATGCTGGAATTGTTATAGAATTAGGAATAAATACAGCTACTGAAACTACTAACAATAATGTTGGAGTTTTATATAGTCAAGCAAATTCTAGTAATGATATCCTAGAGTATGCAATCGATTTTGGATTCTTTAATAGTGTTTCAAATGATGATGCCAGAAAAGATGTTATGCAATATGTTGCATCTAACACAGGAGTAAGCTTCAATGGAATTAAAAAGTTTCTTGGAGAAGAAGGACAAATAAACGGCCGTGCTGATATTAAAGTTTTGCGTGCTGCAGAAGTTGTTTTAAATAAGGCAGAAGCTCAGTTTGAATTAAATCAAGAATCTGCAGCTTTAACAAGTCTAAATCAGTTAAGAGCAGTTAGGTATTCTCCTTTTGTTGCTGGAACAGAAACTGGAACAGCTCTTGAAGATGCTATTCAATTTGAAAGAAGAGTAGAATTATCTTTCGAAGGACATAGATTTTTTGACATTAAAAGAAGGGGAGAAAGTATTTCTCGTTCTAATAATGGAGAAGTTATAGATGGAACAGGAACTGCACCTGAAGCATTAACAATACCTGCTGGTAATTTCAGATTCCAATTCCCAATTCCTCAAGCTGAAATAAATGCAAATACTGGTTTTAGCGGTCAGCAAAACTCTGGTTACTAG
- the radC gene encoding DNA repair protein RadC: MSKLNSSFSIKEWSENDRPREKLIAKGKQTLTDAELIAILISSGNREESAVALSKRILASVDHEINMLGRLSVKQLMSFKGIGEAKAITIVAGLELGRRRREESVPVVPKITCSKDAFYLFQPIIGDLEHEEFWVLFLNNANKVLQKKQISVGGKTGTLVDARIVFRSALEYGATGIIIGHNHPSGTLTPSQSDKMLTQKLKQAGVTLDINLLDHLVVTEKNYFSFADESIL; the protein is encoded by the coding sequence ATGAGTAAATTAAATTCTTCATTTTCTATCAAGGAATGGAGTGAAAATGATCGTCCAAGAGAAAAATTAATCGCTAAAGGGAAACAAACACTAACAGATGCAGAGCTGATTGCAATACTAATTAGTTCGGGTAATCGTGAAGAAAGTGCCGTTGCATTAAGTAAACGTATTTTGGCTAGTGTAGATCATGAAATTAATATGTTAGGGAGATTATCAGTGAAACAATTGATGAGTTTTAAGGGTATTGGTGAGGCTAAAGCTATAACCATTGTTGCTGGTTTAGAATTAGGAAGAAGAAGAAGAGAAGAAAGCGTACCAGTCGTGCCAAAAATTACTTGCAGTAAAGATGCATTTTATCTTTTTCAACCTATCATTGGAGACCTTGAACATGAAGAGTTTTGGGTGTTGTTTTTGAATAATGCAAACAAAGTACTCCAGAAAAAGCAAATAAGTGTTGGAGGAAAAACAGGAACTTTGGTGGATGCCCGGATCGTTTTTAGATCAGCATTAGAATATGGAGCTACAGGAATAATAATTGGGCATAATCACCCTAGCGGAACATTAACACCTAGTCAGTCAGACAAAATGTTGACCCAAAAACTAAAACAGGCAGGGGTAACTTTGGATATCAATCTACTAGATCATCTTGTTGTTACAGAAAAAAACTATTTTAGCTTTGCAGATGAATCCATATTATAG